A single window of Loxodonta africana isolate mLoxAfr1 chromosome 10, mLoxAfr1.hap2, whole genome shotgun sequence DNA harbors:
- the YY1 gene encoding transcriptional repressor protein YY1: MASGDTLYIATDGSEMPAEIVELHEIEVETIPVETIETTVVGEEEEDDDDDEDGGSGEHGGGGGHGHGHHHHHHHHHHHHPPMIALQPLVTDDPSQVHHHQEVILVQTREEVVGGDDSDGLRAEDGFEDQILIPVPAPAGGDDDYIEQTLVTVAAAGKSGGGGGSSSGGGRVKKGGGKKSGKKSYLGGGAGAAGGGGGDPGNKKWEQKQVQIKTLEGEFSVTMWSSDEKKDIDHETVVEEQIIGENSPPDYSEYMTGKKLPPGGIPGIDLSDPKQLAEFARMKPRKIKEDDAPRTIACPHKGCTKMFRDNSAMRKHLHTHGPRVHVCAECGKAFVESSKLKRHQLVHTGEKPFQCTFEGCGKRFSLDFNLRTHVRIHTGDRPYVCPFDGCNKKFAQSTNLKSHILTHAKAKNNQ; the protein is encoded by the exons ATGGCCTCGGGCGACACCCTCTACATCGCCACGGACGGCTCGGAGATGCCGGCCGAGATCGTGGAGCTGCACGAGATCGAGGTGGAGACCATCCCGGTGGAGACCATCGAGACCACGGTGGTgggcgaggaggaggaggacgacGACGACGACGAGGACGGCGGCAGCGGCGAGCACGGCGGCGGGGGCGGCCACGGGCacggccaccaccaccaccaccaccaccaccaccaccaccacccgccCATGATCGCGCTGCAGCCGCTGGTCACCGACGACCCGAGCCAGGTGCACCACCACCAGGAGGTGATCCTGGTGCAGACGCGCGAGGAGGTGGTGGGCGGCGACGACTCGGACGGGCTGCGCGCCGAGGACGGCTTCGAGGACCAGATCCTCATCCCGGTGCCCGCGCCGGCCGGCGGCGACGACGACTACATCGAGCAGACGCTGGTCACCGTGGCGGCGGCCGGCaagagcggcggcggcggcgggtcGTCGTCGGGCGGCGGCCGCGTCAAGAAGGGCGGCGGCAAGAAGAGCGGCAAGAAGAGTTACctgggcggcggggccggggcggcgggcggcggcggcggcgacccGGGCAACAAGAAGTGGGAGCAGAAGCAGGTGCAGATCAAGACCCTGGAGGGCGAGTTCTCCGTCACCATGTGGTCGTCAG atgaaaaaaaagatattgaCCATGAGACGGTGGTTGAAGAACAGATCATTGGGGAGAACTCTCCTCCCGATTACTCAGAGTACATGACAGGAAAGAAACTTCCTCCTGGAGGAATACCTGGCATTGACCTCTCAGATCCCAAACAACTGGCAGAATTCGCTAG AATGAAgccaagaaaaattaaagaagatgaTGCTCCAAGAACAATAGCTTGCCCTCATAAA GGCTGCACAAAGATGTTCAGGGACAACTCTGCCATGAGGAAACATCTGCACACCCACGGCCCCAGAGTCCACGTCTGTGCAGAGTGTGGCAAAGCTTTTGTTGAGAGCTCAAAACTAAAACGGCATCAACTGgttcatactggagagaagccCTTTCAG TGCACGTTCGAAGGCTGTGGGAAGCGCTTTTCACTGGACTTCAATTTGCGCACGCATGTGCGGATCCACACCGGAGACAGGCCCTATGTGTGCCCCTTCGACGGTTGTAATAAGAAGTTTGCTCAGTCAACTAACCTGAAATCGCACATCTTAACACATGCTAAGGCCAAAAACAACCAGTGA